Proteins encoded together in one Terriglobus saanensis SP1PR4 window:
- a CDS encoding putative bifunctional diguanylate cyclase/phosphodiesterase: MNKKPIKALLVVEDNAGDARLLLEMLNEGPHTIDVTVVSSLRDAELHLVLHTYDIALLDLGLPDGNGMEVVRRARSAAPSLPLVVLTGLDDEAMAAQTLKEGAQDYLIKGEIEGRGLLRALRYAVERKAMEESLFTEKERAQVTLNCIADGVVCTDSSGNITFLNVVAERMTGWSLEEASGRPMSEVYRIFDATTGIATNLANPLAFGNDGIYDKPNSALQRRDGIMTPIENSISPILDRLGCTTGAVMVSRDVSAARRMAIEMIHSAEHDFLTGLPNRMLLHDRVSQAIALAIRQQHKVALLFIDVDGFKHINDSLGHPAGDKLLQSLAHRLVGCVRSSDTVSRQGGDEFVVLLSSVRLAEDTAVAAKKLLAAIADPHLVDRRDLHVTASIGVSVYPDDGTDAETLIKNADTAMYQAKAHGRQGYQFFKAVMNVKAVERQSTEESLRSALKRQEFHVHYQPRVDLRTGQIIGAEALLRWSHPERGNIPPDQFIPIAEDCGLILPIGEWILREACAQTQKWLQEGLPPITIAVNISGVQFGNEDFLADVFAILEETGLDPRHLELELTESVLMKHAESTEVILKTLRSKGIQVSVDDFGTGYSSLSYLSKFSLDALKIDQSFVRRIISSPEDTAIVTAIISMGRSLSLQVVAEGVETLEELAFLQAHQCDEAQGYFFGRPSPPKNLQICLQFHAE; this comes from the coding sequence GTGAATAAAAAGCCCATTAAAGCGCTACTCGTGGTGGAAGACAATGCGGGAGATGCTCGCCTGCTGCTCGAGATGCTAAACGAAGGCCCACATACCATTGACGTCACTGTCGTTAGCAGTCTGAGAGATGCGGAACTTCATCTTGTACTACACACTTACGATATCGCTTTGCTGGACCTCGGCCTGCCGGATGGCAATGGAATGGAAGTGGTGCGGCGAGCCCGGTCCGCCGCACCCAGCCTTCCCTTGGTCGTACTCACAGGGTTGGATGACGAGGCGATGGCCGCGCAGACTTTAAAAGAAGGTGCGCAGGACTATCTCATCAAAGGAGAGATCGAAGGGCGTGGCCTACTCCGTGCCTTACGCTATGCAGTCGAACGCAAAGCAATGGAAGAATCCCTCTTTACCGAAAAAGAGCGAGCGCAAGTGACGCTTAATTGCATTGCGGACGGCGTTGTGTGTACAGATAGCTCTGGCAACATCACGTTTCTCAATGTCGTTGCAGAGCGCATGACCGGATGGTCTTTGGAAGAAGCGTCTGGAAGACCTATGTCCGAGGTATACCGGATCTTCGACGCCACGACGGGGATCGCGACGAATCTGGCAAATCCTCTTGCCTTTGGAAACGATGGTATTTATGACAAACCGAATAGCGCGCTGCAGCGACGCGACGGAATCATGACGCCGATCGAAAACTCGATCTCTCCCATCCTGGATCGCCTCGGATGTACAACGGGCGCGGTGATGGTGTCACGCGACGTAAGTGCAGCCCGGCGCATGGCCATAGAGATGATTCATTCTGCCGAACACGACTTTCTCACGGGCCTTCCCAACCGGATGCTACTCCATGACCGCGTCAGTCAAGCGATTGCCTTGGCGATTCGGCAACAGCATAAGGTAGCTCTGCTCTTCATCGATGTAGATGGCTTCAAACATATCAATGACTCGCTCGGACATCCGGCGGGGGACAAGCTACTCCAGTCTCTCGCTCACCGCCTTGTTGGCTGTGTACGCTCTTCGGACACAGTGAGTCGCCAGGGAGGCGATGAGTTCGTGGTCCTGCTCTCCTCTGTTCGACTCGCCGAGGATACCGCAGTGGCGGCGAAGAAATTGCTGGCCGCGATCGCAGATCCTCACCTGGTTGACCGGCGTGATCTGCATGTCACGGCGAGCATTGGCGTGAGCGTTTATCCGGATGACGGCACGGACGCGGAGACGCTGATCAAGAATGCCGACACAGCCATGTATCAGGCAAAGGCCCATGGGCGACAGGGATATCAGTTCTTTAAAGCGGTGATGAATGTAAAGGCCGTTGAGCGTCAATCCACAGAAGAAAGCCTCCGGAGTGCACTCAAGCGACAGGAGTTCCACGTACATTATCAGCCGAGGGTGGATCTTCGCACCGGCCAAATCATCGGCGCGGAAGCTCTCTTGCGCTGGTCCCATCCGGAACGGGGGAATATTCCGCCTGACCAATTCATTCCCATTGCTGAAGATTGCGGTCTGATTTTACCCATTGGCGAATGGATCCTTCGCGAGGCCTGCGCACAGACGCAGAAGTGGCTTCAGGAAGGCCTGCCCCCTATTACGATTGCCGTAAACATCTCAGGTGTTCAGTTTGGAAATGAGGATTTTCTCGCTGACGTCTTCGCCATCCTGGAAGAAACGGGACTAGATCCGAGGCATCTCGAACTGGAACTGACGGAAAGCGTACTGATGAAACACGCTGAATCTACGGAAGTCATTCTCAAGACACTACGCTCGAAGGGTATCCAGGTCTCGGTCGATGATTTCGGTACTGGTTATTCCAGCCTGAGTTACCTAAGCAAGTTTTCGCTCGATGCGCTCAAGATCGACCAATCCTTCGTGCGCCGTATCATCAGTTCGCCGGAAGACACAGCCATTGTGACGGCCATCATCAGCATGGGACGAAGCCTCAGCCTTCAGGTGGTCGCGGAAGGCGTCGAAACGCTGGAAGAACTGGCGTTCCTGCAGGCACATCAATGCGATGAAGCGCAGGGATATTTCTTCGGCAGACCTTCGCCCCCCAAGAATTTGCAGATCTGCTTGCAGTTCCACGCTGAGTAA
- a CDS encoding response regulator, producing MIEISKENRKQLQVLLVEDSLGDVRLTREAFREVNDTIPLHVVSDGVEAMSFLERTGEHENAPLPDLILLDLNLPRMDGREVLGNIKKNDKFKMIPVLILTTSEAEVDINNSYRLHANCYLIKPVQFEEFELLVKSVNDFWLTKVKLPKLESPK from the coding sequence TTGATAGAGATTTCAAAAGAGAACCGTAAACAGCTTCAAGTCCTCCTGGTCGAGGACAGTCTTGGTGATGTTCGCCTTACACGCGAAGCGTTCCGTGAAGTGAATGACACGATCCCGCTGCATGTTGTGTCCGACGGTGTGGAAGCAATGTCGTTTCTCGAACGCACGGGAGAACATGAGAACGCGCCACTTCCCGACCTGATTTTGCTCGACCTGAATCTCCCTAGAATGGACGGTCGTGAAGTCCTCGGCAACATCAAGAAGAACGATAAGTTCAAGATGATCCCCGTACTCATCCTTACGACCTCTGAAGCTGAGGTCGATATCAATAACAGCTATCGGCTGCACGCGAACTGTTATTTGATTAAGCCCGTTCAATTTGAAGAGTTTGAGCTGCTGGTGAAGAGCGTCAATGATTTCTGGCTCACGAAGGTAAAGCTTCCTAAGCTTGAGTCTCCCAAGTGA
- a CDS encoding DUF4126 family protein, with protein MSLIVLAFFIGVVAGLRALTPLAAVSWAARFGWLPLGGSWLAFMGYTWTPWVLSLLALGELFNDKLPKTPSRKVPAQFATRIVTGAVAGAAFGIATSSSIVGAIAGALGAVAGTLGGAEARSRLTNAIGGKDLPIALLEDFITVMSALLIVRQLA; from the coding sequence ATGTCTTTGATTGTTCTAGCCTTCTTTATTGGCGTCGTTGCGGGTCTGCGCGCACTTACACCCCTGGCCGCGGTCAGTTGGGCGGCCCGCTTTGGATGGCTTCCTCTTGGAGGAAGCTGGTTGGCCTTTATGGGGTACACCTGGACTCCGTGGGTGCTTTCGCTCCTCGCCTTGGGAGAACTTTTCAATGACAAACTGCCGAAGACCCCCAGCCGCAAGGTGCCCGCCCAGTTCGCGACGCGCATTGTTACGGGAGCGGTCGCGGGAGCTGCCTTTGGTATCGCTACATCATCCAGCATCGTAGGCGCGATTGCTGGAGCGCTTGGCGCGGTTGCAGGAACGCTCGGCGGAGCAGAAGCCCGCAGCCGCCTGACCAACGCTATCGGGGGGAAAGATCTTCCAATAGCACTACTAGAAGATTTCATCACTGTGATGAGTGCTCTGCTAATCGTCAGACAACTCGCATAA
- a CDS encoding putative bifunctional diguanylate cyclase/phosphodiesterase — MVVVREEAKLHILLIESNKQISKQIRSALSISDQISFNVESVSRLRDGVRRLQQNKYDAILLDFSLTDNKGLEALRRVNPAWAQTPVLVLVGEDQEAVAKEAVRYGAQDYLLPRHLDNYSLSRALHRAIESSAVDLLSVEKNRALVTLDSIGDAVLSSDLLGRVTYLNGAAEKMTGWTRLEALGQPLSEVFRILDSVTREIAPDPLQRAIDLNRAVGLPSGCVLLHRDGTERVIDDTAAPIHDSVGTVIGAVIVFHDMSEARATAILMASSANHDPLTKLPNRILLSDRISQAISISHRKHRPFAVMFLDLDYFKAVNDSLGHAIGDKLLQAVADRLLAGLRNSDTVSRQGGDEFVILLPEIENAADAASSAKKLLLSIGAPYNIDEHCIQISGSFGISLYPDHGDDAETVLNNADIAMYEAKETGRNAIRFFKPEMGLKATERQSLEVGLRRALEQNEFCLYYQPKVSLALGQITGAEALIRWQDPMLGLLLPAYFVTAAESSGLIVRIGRWVMREACRQASLWQTRGLPSIKIAVNVSAVEFQDRHFVEGVKNILRETGLEPGCLQLELTEGVLMKDADSTASVLRELRQMGVQLAIDDFGAGYSSLSYLRQFPIDILKIDQSFVNQIGGGARDGILISAIIGIGRNLNYIVVAEGIETIEQKVYLQGQRCDEGQGYLFSHPLVAHEFERLLQIGIQNVV; from the coding sequence ATGGTTGTTGTACGCGAAGAAGCCAAGCTTCACATTTTGCTTATCGAAAGCAATAAGCAGATCTCGAAGCAGATCCGCTCGGCTCTCAGTATCTCCGACCAAATTTCCTTCAATGTCGAAAGTGTAAGTCGACTCCGTGATGGGGTTCGACGCCTGCAGCAGAATAAATACGATGCCATCTTGCTGGACTTTTCTCTGACCGATAACAAAGGTCTGGAGGCATTGCGCAGAGTGAATCCGGCCTGGGCCCAGACACCGGTGCTGGTCCTCGTCGGTGAAGACCAGGAAGCCGTCGCGAAAGAAGCCGTCCGCTATGGGGCGCAGGACTACCTATTGCCCAGGCATTTAGACAATTACTCTCTGTCGCGGGCCCTCCACCGCGCGATCGAAAGCAGTGCTGTTGACCTGCTCTCCGTAGAAAAAAATCGTGCTCTGGTCACGCTGGATTCAATCGGAGACGCGGTTCTTTCTTCGGATCTCTTAGGCCGCGTCACCTATCTTAATGGTGCCGCGGAGAAGATGACGGGCTGGACGCGGTTGGAAGCGCTAGGGCAACCACTTTCCGAGGTCTTTCGCATCCTGGATAGCGTGACTCGGGAGATCGCGCCGGACCCTCTGCAAAGGGCAATTGATCTGAATCGTGCGGTGGGTTTGCCTTCGGGTTGCGTGCTCCTCCATCGAGACGGTACCGAACGCGTCATCGATGACACCGCTGCACCCATTCACGACTCGGTAGGCACCGTGATCGGGGCGGTCATCGTGTTTCACGATATGAGCGAGGCGCGTGCTACAGCGATCCTGATGGCTTCCTCTGCAAACCACGATCCACTTACAAAGCTTCCCAACCGTATACTTCTGAGCGATCGAATTTCTCAGGCAATTTCTATCTCTCACCGCAAGCACAGACCGTTCGCCGTAATGTTTCTGGACCTGGATTACTTCAAAGCCGTCAATGATTCACTGGGACATGCCATTGGGGACAAGCTTCTTCAAGCAGTCGCAGACAGGCTACTTGCGGGTCTGCGCAACTCCGATACGGTGAGCCGCCAGGGAGGAGATGAGTTCGTCATTCTGCTCCCGGAGATCGAAAATGCCGCAGATGCAGCATCCAGTGCCAAAAAGCTTCTGCTGAGTATCGGTGCGCCCTACAACATTGATGAGCACTGCATCCAGATCAGCGGGAGCTTTGGCATCAGCCTCTATCCCGATCATGGAGATGATGCTGAAACCGTATTGAACAACGCAGATATTGCGATGTACGAAGCCAAGGAAACCGGGCGTAACGCCATCCGATTCTTCAAGCCGGAGATGGGATTGAAGGCCACCGAACGGCAATCTCTAGAGGTGGGGTTACGTCGCGCCCTGGAACAGAACGAGTTCTGTTTGTATTATCAGCCTAAAGTGAGTCTTGCTCTCGGGCAGATTACAGGGGCTGAGGCTTTGATCCGTTGGCAGGATCCTATGCTAGGACTTCTACTCCCTGCGTACTTTGTGACCGCAGCAGAGAGCAGTGGACTGATCGTTCGAATAGGTCGCTGGGTGATGCGGGAAGCCTGCCGACAAGCGAGTTTGTGGCAGACGCGGGGTCTCCCATCCATCAAAATCGCTGTCAATGTTTCGGCGGTCGAGTTTCAGGACAGGCATTTCGTTGAAGGTGTTAAGAACATCCTGCGAGAGACCGGGTTGGAACCTGGTTGTCTTCAACTTGAACTGACGGAGGGTGTACTGATGAAAGACGCGGACTCAACGGCCTCCGTACTTCGTGAATTGAGGCAGATGGGAGTACAGCTCGCGATCGATGACTTCGGCGCCGGTTATTCAAGCCTCAGTTACCTGCGCCAGTTTCCGATCGACATCTTGAAGATCGATCAGTCTTTCGTCAATCAGATTGGCGGCGGAGCCCGCGATGGGATCCTCATCAGCGCGATCATCGGTATCGGAAGGAACCTTAACTACATTGTCGTGGCAGAGGGAATCGAAACGATCGAACAAAAAGTTTACCTGCAGGGTCAACGTTGCGACGAAGGACAGGGCTACCTCTTCAGCCACCCGCTGGTTGCGCATGAGTTTGAGCGTTTGCTGCAAATCGGCATCCAGAATGTTGTTTAA
- a CDS encoding homocysteine S-methyltransferase family protein produces the protein MTLSQLHPLKKILQDRIAIIDGAMGTTIRTYGMTEADIRGERFKDSTKDLLNNGDIFSLTQPDMICDIHRRFLEAGADIIETNTFGATSITQSEFFVEDPREHGGRKDPEFYQKILEDPMLSQLAWDINETSARQCREWADRVGNATGRHRFVAGAIGPLTVSLSNSPDADDAGFRVVTFDQVKIAYMEQIRALMAGGSDLLLVETIFDSLNAKAALVAIREVFDQDGKELPVMISAAVGRGGETLISAQTTEAFWNAVQHVKPLSVGLNCSLGPDLMYPFLSELSAKADVAISCYPNAGLPNPLSETGFDLGPDDMARYLGDFARGGLINIAGGCCGNTPEHIAAIAKALENQPPREFGTAALVESFAGRSGTRG, from the coding sequence ATGACCCTATCCCAGCTACATCCCCTTAAAAAGATCCTCCAGGATCGCATCGCCATCATCGATGGCGCGATGGGCACGACGATCCGCACCTACGGTATGACGGAAGCCGACATCCGCGGAGAGCGTTTTAAAGACTCGACGAAAGACCTGCTGAATAACGGCGACATCTTCTCCCTGACCCAGCCGGATATGATCTGCGACATCCATCGCCGTTTTCTGGAGGCCGGTGCGGACATTATCGAGACGAACACCTTCGGCGCCACCAGCATTACCCAGAGCGAGTTTTTCGTGGAAGATCCACGCGAGCACGGCGGCCGCAAAGATCCCGAGTTTTATCAGAAGATCCTTGAAGACCCGATGCTCAGCCAACTGGCCTGGGACATCAACGAGACCTCCGCACGGCAGTGCCGGGAGTGGGCCGACCGCGTCGGCAACGCAACGGGGCGTCATCGCTTTGTGGCAGGTGCGATCGGTCCGCTGACTGTCTCTCTCTCGAACTCCCCTGACGCCGATGATGCGGGCTTTCGTGTAGTCACCTTCGACCAGGTGAAGATTGCCTATATGGAGCAGATCCGCGCGCTCATGGCTGGTGGTTCGGACCTGCTTTTGGTGGAGACGATCTTCGATTCGCTGAACGCCAAAGCGGCGCTCGTCGCCATCCGTGAGGTCTTCGATCAGGACGGCAAGGAGTTGCCGGTGATGATCTCGGCGGCGGTAGGACGTGGCGGTGAGACGCTCATCTCCGCGCAGACGACGGAAGCCTTCTGGAACGCGGTGCAGCATGTTAAACCGCTGTCGGTGGGCCTTAACTGCTCTCTCGGCCCTGATCTAATGTATCCGTTTCTGAGTGAGCTTTCCGCGAAGGCCGACGTGGCGATCTCCTGCTATCCGAACGCCGGTTTGCCGAATCCCCTCTCGGAAACAGGATTCGACCTTGGGCCAGACGACATGGCACGATATCTCGGCGACTTCGCGCGCGGAGGCTTAATCAACATTGCTGGAGGATGCTGCGGTAATACGCCCGAGCACATCGCGGCAATCGCCAAAGCGCTTGAAAATCAACCACCTCGCGAGTTTGGGACCGCAGCCCTTGTGGAATCCTTTGCCGGGCGGAGCGGAACCAGAGGATGA
- a CDS encoding response regulator — MLRILTVDDHPLLRAGISSVINAQPGMEVVAEAADGEQAIVEFRKHLPDVTVMDLRLPRKSGIEAIVAIRQDYPKARIIILTTYAGDVQALKAFKAGASGYLLKNMLRAELVDTIRSVHAGIRRVPAEIAAMMAEHAGDEALSPREVEVLRHVSAGHSNKVIASDLDLSEHTIKGHLKNILSKLGANDRTHAVMIALNRGFLDS; from the coding sequence ATGCTCCGCATTCTTACCGTAGATGACCATCCCCTCCTGCGCGCTGGAATCAGCAGCGTAATCAACGCACAACCGGGAATGGAAGTAGTGGCCGAAGCCGCGGATGGTGAACAGGCTATCGTGGAGTTTCGCAAGCATCTGCCAGATGTCACCGTGATGGATCTCAGACTCCCACGGAAGAGCGGAATAGAAGCGATCGTCGCGATCCGTCAGGACTATCCCAAGGCGCGCATCATCATCCTGACCACCTACGCTGGAGATGTGCAGGCCCTGAAGGCATTCAAGGCTGGGGCCAGCGGCTACTTGCTCAAGAACATGCTGCGTGCCGAACTGGTGGACACGATTCGTTCCGTCCACGCAGGAATCCGGCGGGTTCCTGCCGAGATTGCCGCGATGATGGCAGAGCATGCCGGAGACGAAGCGCTCTCCCCGCGTGAGGTCGAGGTGCTTCGTCACGTTTCGGCGGGCCACTCGAATAAGGTCATCGCTTCGGATTTAGATCTCTCCGAACACACGATCAAGGGCCATCTCAAGAACATCCTGTCGAAGCTTGGCGCGAACGACCGAACCCATGCCGTCATGATTGCGCTCAACCGCGGGTTTCTTGATTCCTAG
- a CDS encoding L-lactate permease produces the protein MVTASRLGFSSILMGAANSSGAVMGKMISLQTIAIAAGATRLTAGDQVKLFRFTLRHSICAYFRDGLSGSALRLCLPFEFAR, from the coding sequence GTGGTCACCGCAAGTCGTCTTGGCTTCTCTTCGATTCTGATGGGTGCGGCGAACTCCTCTGGCGCGGTGATGGGCAAGATGATCAGCCTGCAGACCATTGCCATTGCTGCTGGCGCAACAAGGCTCACAGCCGGCGATCAGGTCAAGCTCTTCCGCTTCACCCTACGGCATAGCATTTGTGCTTACTTCCGTGACGGGCTGTCTGGTTCTGCTCTACGCTTATGTCTTCCATTTGAGTTCGCCCGGTAA
- the metH gene encoding methionine synthase, translated as MSASENDNVVKATETKPLRLSGSQPFTQQPGVFIMLGERTNVAGSPKFAKLIKEGKYEEAVSVARQQVENGANVIDICMDEGMIDGVVAMTRYLQLLASEPEVAKVPFMVDSSKWEVIEAGLKCLQGKGIVNSISLKEGEDKFRQNAAAVLKYGAAVVVMAFDEQGQAATFEEKIRICERAYRILVDEVDFPPEDIIFDPNILTVATGMEEHNNYAVDFINATRWIKANLPHAKVSGGVSNISFSFRGNNKVREAMHSAFLYHAIGAGMDMGIVNAGMLELYEEIDPELKVLVEDVLLNRRPDATERLVEFGESLKNVGVAVSEKKAEEWRNGTVEERLSHALVRGIDAYIEIDAEEARVKLGRPLLVIEGPLMAGMSVVGDLFGAGKMFLPQVVKSARVMKKAVAHLTPFMEAEKAALLASGQEVKAQGKIVLATVKGDVHDIGKNIVGVVLACNNFEVIDMGVMVSSEKILERAKTEKADIIGLSGLITPSLDEMVHVAKEMERQGFKLPLLVGGATTSRAHTAVKIAPHYSQPVVHVLDASRAVPVTTSLLSEDGKADFVIKHRADYEALRKAHSAPRHQITPLATARARRTPIEWRIEDLAVPAFTGVRVLDKFPLATLRDFIDWSPFFHTWGLKGIYPRILDDERQGAQARQVFTEGNALLDTIIKKNLITARGVYGFFPANAVGDDVELYTDETRTEVLQTFHFLRQQANREGTEPCRSLADFIAPKETGLPDYIGGFAVTSGMGLKEVCDAFRADNDDYNAIMAEAIADRLAEAFAECLHKRVRDEWGYGLDENLSPEECIHEKYRGIRPAPGYPACPDHTEKSALWDLLNAEANTGIFLTESFAMWPGSSVSGIYFGHPKSRYFSLGKIDRDQVADYHERKGMTVAEVEKWLGQNLNYDADE; from the coding sequence ATGAGCGCGTCTGAAAACGATAACGTGGTTAAGGCCACGGAGACGAAGCCGCTGCGTCTTTCAGGATCGCAACCCTTCACCCAGCAGCCCGGTGTCTTCATCATGCTCGGCGAGCGGACGAATGTGGCCGGTTCGCCCAAGTTCGCAAAGCTGATTAAAGAAGGCAAGTACGAAGAAGCCGTGAGCGTGGCTCGACAACAGGTCGAGAATGGCGCCAACGTCATCGACATCTGCATGGACGAGGGCATGATCGACGGCGTCGTCGCCATGACGCGCTATCTACAACTGCTGGCAAGTGAACCCGAAGTAGCCAAAGTGCCGTTCATGGTGGACTCCTCCAAGTGGGAGGTCATCGAGGCCGGGCTCAAGTGCTTGCAGGGCAAAGGTATCGTCAATTCCATCTCGCTGAAAGAAGGCGAAGACAAGTTCCGTCAGAACGCGGCTGCCGTTCTGAAGTATGGCGCCGCGGTGGTCGTAATGGCCTTCGATGAACAGGGCCAGGCTGCGACCTTCGAGGAGAAGATTCGCATCTGCGAACGGGCCTACCGGATCCTGGTCGACGAGGTGGACTTTCCGCCCGAAGACATCATCTTCGATCCGAACATCCTCACTGTCGCCACCGGCATGGAGGAACACAATAATTACGCCGTGGACTTCATCAACGCCACGCGTTGGATCAAAGCGAACCTCCCACATGCGAAGGTCAGCGGTGGCGTTTCGAATATCTCGTTCAGCTTTCGCGGCAACAACAAGGTGCGCGAAGCCATGCACTCCGCGTTTCTCTATCACGCGATTGGCGCGGGCATGGATATGGGCATCGTCAATGCCGGCATGCTCGAGTTGTACGAAGAGATCGACCCTGAACTGAAGGTACTGGTTGAAGATGTTCTGCTTAACCGTCGACCCGATGCCACCGAACGTCTGGTGGAGTTCGGCGAATCGCTCAAGAACGTCGGCGTGGCGGTCAGCGAGAAGAAGGCCGAAGAGTGGCGTAACGGCACGGTGGAAGAGCGTCTCTCGCACGCCCTTGTGCGGGGCATCGACGCCTACATCGAAATCGACGCCGAGGAAGCGCGCGTCAAGCTTGGCCGTCCTCTTCTGGTAATCGAAGGGCCCTTGATGGCCGGGATGAGCGTGGTCGGCGACCTCTTCGGAGCGGGCAAGATGTTCCTGCCCCAGGTGGTCAAGTCCGCCCGTGTGATGAAGAAGGCAGTAGCCCACCTGACGCCGTTCATGGAAGCCGAGAAAGCCGCGCTCCTCGCGTCCGGCCAGGAGGTCAAGGCACAGGGCAAGATCGTGCTCGCAACGGTGAAGGGTGACGTGCACGACATCGGCAAGAACATCGTCGGCGTAGTGCTCGCGTGCAACAACTTCGAGGTCATCGACATGGGGGTGATGGTCTCCTCGGAAAAAATCCTCGAACGCGCCAAGACCGAGAAGGCAGACATCATCGGGCTCAGCGGCTTGATCACGCCCTCGCTCGACGAGATGGTACACGTTGCCAAGGAGATGGAGAGGCAGGGTTTCAAGTTGCCACTGTTAGTTGGTGGCGCAACGACCAGCCGCGCACACACTGCAGTAAAAATTGCGCCGCATTACAGCCAGCCCGTTGTGCATGTTCTGGATGCCAGCCGGGCAGTACCCGTGACGACCAGCCTTCTCAGCGAGGATGGCAAAGCGGATTTTGTTATAAAACATCGCGCAGACTACGAGGCGCTGCGCAAAGCCCACTCCGCACCACGCCATCAGATCACTCCGCTGGCAACTGCTCGTGCAAGACGTACCCCCATCGAGTGGCGCATTGAAGATCTTGCTGTGCCAGCATTTACCGGTGTGCGCGTGCTGGACAAATTTCCCCTGGCGACGCTGCGCGATTTTATCGACTGGTCACCGTTCTTTCACACCTGGGGTCTGAAAGGCATCTACCCTCGTATTCTCGACGATGAGCGGCAGGGCGCGCAAGCGCGCCAGGTCTTTACGGAAGGCAATGCGCTTCTGGACACCATCATCAAGAAGAACCTGATCACGGCACGTGGCGTCTACGGCTTCTTCCCCGCCAATGCGGTCGGCGATGATGTGGAACTCTATACCGACGAGACACGCACAGAAGTCCTCCAGACGTTTCACTTCCTTCGCCAGCAGGCAAACCGAGAAGGCACCGAACCCTGCCGATCGCTTGCCGACTTTATCGCTCCGAAGGAGACAGGACTGCCCGATTACATTGGTGGATTTGCGGTCACCAGCGGAATGGGTCTGAAAGAAGTTTGCGACGCGTTCAGAGCGGACAACGACGACTACAACGCCATCATGGCCGAAGCTATCGCCGATCGCTTGGCGGAAGCGTTTGCCGAGTGCCTCCACAAGCGCGTGCGGGACGAGTGGGGTTACGGTCTGGATGAAAATCTGAGCCCTGAGGAGTGCATTCACGAGAAATATCGGGGAATTCGTCCTGCTCCCGGATATCCTGCCTGCCCGGACCACACGGAGAAGAGTGCCCTATGGGACCTGCTTAACGCGGAAGCGAACACGGGTATCTTTCTCACGGAGTCGTTCGCGATGTGGCCGGGATCCAGCGTCAGCGGAATCTACTTCGGTCATCCAAAATCGCGGTACTTCAGCCTGGGTAAGATCGACCGCGACCAGGTCGCCGATTATCACGAGCGCAAGGGAATGACCGTGGCAGAGGTAGAAAAATGGCTCGGTCAGAATCTGAACTACGACGCCGACGAATAA